Proteins encoded together in one Benincasa hispida cultivar B227 chromosome 1, ASM972705v1, whole genome shotgun sequence window:
- the LOC120086629 gene encoding peptidyl serine alpha-galactosyltransferase — protein sequence MKEFLLFVAIFLVGFVAGDGWSNNSGMAPPRRIHTLFSVECQNYFDWQTVGLMHSFKKSKQPGPITRLLSCTDEEKKNYKGMHLAPTFEVPSMSRHPKTGDWYPAINKPAGVVHWLKHSKEAEDVDWVVILDADMIIRGPIIPWELGAEKGRPVAAYYGYLVGCDNILAKLHTKHPELCDKVGGLLAMHIDDLRVFAPMWLSKTEEVREDRDHWATNITGDIYGKGWISEMYGYSFGAAEVGLRHKINDNLMIYPGYIPRPDIEPILLHYGLPFSVGNWSFSKLDHHEDGIVYDCNRLFPEPPYPREIQQMESDSNKKRGLLINIECINLLNEGLLLQHKRNGCPKPQWSKYLSFLKSKTFTDLTKPKYPTPATLVMKEDRVQKQPVKKDLVQKQPVKEDLVQKQPVLDELQEPYPKIHTLFSTECTTYFDWQTVGLMHSFHLSGQPGNITRLLSCTDEDLKEYKGHNLAPTHYVPSMSRHPLTGDWYPAINKPAAVLHWLNHVNTDAEFIVILDADMIMRGSITPWEFKAARGHPVSTPYDYLIGCDNVLAKLHTSHPEACDKVGGVIIMHIDDLRKFAMLWLHKTEEVRADRAHYAKNITGDIYQSGWISEMYGYSFGAAELQLRHIRNNEILLYPGYVPDPGVHYRVFHYGLEFKVGNWSFDKANWRETDLVNTCWAHFPVPPDPSTLDQTDKDAFARDLLSIECIRTLNEALYLHHKKRNCSDPNALTNSKSEYESEAGVSRKIGKLDESYIGKDDHLSTESSQESSEEAKEDGIFSSLRLWIIALWVISGLVFLVVIVSRFSGRKGKGVRGKHHRIKRRTASYSGFVDRNGQEKYARDLDASL from the exons ATGAAGGAATTCTTGCTGTTTGTGGCGATATTTTTGGTGGGGTTTGTGGCCGGCGATGGGTGGAGCAATAACTCCGGCATGGCGCCGCCGCGGCGGATTCATACTCTGTTTTCGGTGGAGTGTCAGAATTACTTCGATTGGCAAACTGTTGGGTTGATGCATAGCTTCAAGAAGTCGAAGCAACCGGGGCCGATCACCCGTTTGCTTAGTTGCACtgatgaagagaagaagaattaTAAAGGAATGCATTTGGCTCCCACTTTTGAAGTTCCATCCATGAGTAGGCACCCCAAAACTGGAGACTG GtatcctgcaataaataaaccTGCAGGGGTTGTCCACTGGCTTAAACATAGCAAAGAAGCAGAGGATGTTGATTGGGTCGTGATTCTGGATGCAGACATGATCATAAGAGGCCCAATAATACCTTGGGAACTTGGTGCAGAGAAGGGCAGACCTGTTGCAGCCTATTATGG ATACTTGGTTGGATGTGACAACATTCTTGCTAAATTGCACACTAAACACCCAGAGCTCTGTGACAAAGTTGGTGGCCTCTTAGCAATGCACATAGATGATCTTCGAGTATTTGCACCAATGTGGCTTTCAAAGACGGAAGAAGTGCGTGAAGATAGAGATCACTGGGCGACCAATATAACTGGTGATATCTATGGCAAAGGGTGGATAAGTGAGATGTATGGTTACTCGTTTGGAGCTGCggaa GTTGGTCTCCGGCACAAAATTAATGACAATTTGATGATATACCCGGGTTATATTCCTCGTCCCGACATTGAGCCTATACTTCTTCACTATGGTTTGCCATTTAGTGTCGGGAATTGGTCCTTTAGTAAATTAGATCACCATGAAGATGGTATTGTCTATGACTGTAACCGGCTTTTCCCTGAGCCTCCTTATCCTCGAGAG ATACAACAGATGGAATCCGATTCAAACAAGAAGCGAGGGCTACTTATAAATATAGAGTGTATTAACCTGTTGAATGAGGGCCTATTGTTGCAACACAAACGAAATGGATGCCCGAAGCCACAGTGGTCAAAATATTTAAGTTTTTTAAAGAGTAAAACTTTTACTGACTTAACTAAACCCAAGTATCCAACCCCTGCTACTCTAGTAATGAAAGAAGATCGTGTTCAGAAACAACCGGTGAAGAAAGATCTTGTTCAGAAACAACCGGTCAAGGAAGATCTTGTTCAGAAACAACCAGTGCTTGATGAACTGCAGGAACCATATCCAAAAATCCACACCCTCTTCTCGACAGAGTGCACTACTTATTTTGATTGGCAAACTGTAGGCCTTATGCATAGTTTCCACTTGAGCGGCCAGCCTGGGAACATTACACGGCTTCTTAGCTGTACAGATGAGGATTTGAAAGAATACAAAGGTCACAATCTGGCTCCAACCCATTATGTTCCTTCCATGAGCCGACATCCACTAACAGGCGACTG GTATCCGGCAATAAATAAGCCAGCCGCAGTGCTTCATTGGCTCAATCATGTGAACACTGATGCAGAATTTATAGTTATTCTTGATGCTGATATGATCATGAGAGGATCAATTACACCATGGGAGTTCAAAGCAGCTCGTGGACATCCAGTATCTACACCCTATGA TTACCTTATTGGCTGTGACAATGTGCTCGCAAAACTCCACACAAGCCATCCTGAAGCTTGTGACAAGGTTGGGGGTGTTATTATCATGCACATAGATGATCTCAGGAAATTTGCCATGCTGTGGCTGCATAAAACTGAGGAGGTCCGAGCTGATCGAGCTCATTATGCAAAGAATATCACAGGAGATATATACCAATCTGGCTGGATCAGTGAGATGTATGGTTACTCATTCGGTGCTGCTGAG TTGCAATTACGCCATATTCGAAACAATGAGATACTGTTATACCCAGGATATGTTCCTGATCCTGGAGTTCATTACAGAGTTTTTCACTATGGACTTGAATTTAAAGTTGGGAATTGGAGCTTTGACAAGGCAAATTGGAGGGAAACTGATTTGGTCAACACATGCTGGGCCCATTTTCCAGTCCCACCAGATCCTTCCACACTTgatcaaactgataaggatgcTTTTGCAAGGGACTTACTTAGCATAGAGTGTATAAGAACACTCAATGAAGCTTTGTATCTGCATCATAAGAAGAGGAACTGCTCAGATCCTAATGCATTGACCAACTCGAAATCGGAATATGAAAGTGAAGCTGGGGTTTCTAGGAAAATCGGCAAGCTTGATGAAAGCTATATTGGAAAAGACGACCATTTATCAACAGAGAGTTCTCAGGAATCATCAGAGGAGGCTAAAGAGGATGGGATATTTAGTTCTTTGAGGTTGTGGATTATTGCTCTGTGGGTGATTTCTGGTTTGGTGTTCTTGGTAGTGATTGTATCAAGGTTTTCGGGTCGGAAAGGGAAGGGGGTAAGAGGAAAACATCACAGAATCAAGAGAAGAACTGCTTCCTATTCGGGTTTCGTGGATCGTAACGGGCAGGAGAAGTATGCCCGAGATCTTGATGCCTCCTTGTAA